The proteins below come from a single Ictidomys tridecemlineatus isolate mIctTri1 chromosome 8, mIctTri1.hap1, whole genome shotgun sequence genomic window:
- the Mrps18a gene encoding large ribosomal subunit protein mL66 isoform X1, translated as MASFMALVSGCGRLLRGLLTVPVTTSCPRVPARGFREVVEIQEGKTTIIEGRIIETPKESPNPPNPSGQCPICRWNLKHKYTYEDVLLLSQFIRPHGGMLPRKITGLCQEEHRKIEECVKMAHRAGLLPNHRPRLPEGFVPKSKPQLNRYLTRWSPHSVKPIYKKGARWNKVGMAVGSPLLKDNICYSRTPLKFYH; from the exons ATGGCGTCCTTCATGGCGCTGGTATCCGGCTGTGGGCGGCTTCTCCGAGGGCTCCTGACGGTCCCAGTCACGACCAGCTGCCCTCGGGTTCCAGCTCGGGGATTCAGGGAAG TGGTGGAGATCCAAGAAGGGAAGACAACTATA aTCGAAGGCCGTATCATAGAGACTCCCAAGGAGAGTCCGAATCCCCCCAACCCCTCAGGCCAGTGTCCCATCTGCCGTTGGAACCTGAAGCACAAGTATACCTATGAG GATGTTCTGCTACTAAGCCAGTTCATCCGGCCTCATGGAGGCATGCTGCCCCGAAAAATCACAGGCTTATGCCAGGAAGAACACCGCAAGATTGAGGAGTGTGTGAAGATGGCCCACCGAGCAG GTCTGCTCCCAAATCACAGGCCTCGGCTTCCTGAAGGATTTGTTCCAAAGAGCAAACCCCAACTCAACCG TTATCTGACCCGCTGGTCTCCCCACTCCGTCAAGCCCATCTACAAAAAAGGTGCCCGCTGGAACAAGGTGGGCATGGCTGTGGGGTCACCACTCCTAAAGGACAACATCTGCTACTCAAGAACGCCTTTGAAATTCTATCATTGA
- the Mrps18a gene encoding large ribosomal subunit protein mL66 isoform X2 translates to MVIAVVEIQEGKTTIIEGRIIETPKESPNPPNPSGQCPICRWNLKHKYTYEDVLLLSQFIRPHGGMLPRKITGLCQEEHRKIEECVKMAHRAGLLPNHRPRLPEGFVPKSKPQLNRYLTRWSPHSVKPIYKKGARWNKVGMAVGSPLLKDNICYSRTPLKFYH, encoded by the exons ATGGTAATAGCAG TGGTGGAGATCCAAGAAGGGAAGACAACTATA aTCGAAGGCCGTATCATAGAGACTCCCAAGGAGAGTCCGAATCCCCCCAACCCCTCAGGCCAGTGTCCCATCTGCCGTTGGAACCTGAAGCACAAGTATACCTATGAG GATGTTCTGCTACTAAGCCAGTTCATCCGGCCTCATGGAGGCATGCTGCCCCGAAAAATCACAGGCTTATGCCAGGAAGAACACCGCAAGATTGAGGAGTGTGTGAAGATGGCCCACCGAGCAG GTCTGCTCCCAAATCACAGGCCTCGGCTTCCTGAAGGATTTGTTCCAAAGAGCAAACCCCAACTCAACCG TTATCTGACCCGCTGGTCTCCCCACTCCGTCAAGCCCATCTACAAAAAAGGTGCCCGCTGGAACAAGGTGGGCATGGCTGTGGGGTCACCACTCCTAAAGGACAACATCTGCTACTCAAGAACGCCTTTGAAATTCTATCATTGA